From the Pangasianodon hypophthalmus isolate fPanHyp1 chromosome 17, fPanHyp1.pri, whole genome shotgun sequence genome, one window contains:
- the LOC113524157 gene encoding uncharacterized protein LOC113524157, whose product MGRRAADLATPVPVSEMPALVGVRDWRTANGEAGLTCAHQCNVGVQTSPAIRTCQESHLVIQSDKRTTIPPNGHIPVEVEGRKAQKRSAFFKHRSLENKVKKGVTFQGVDDDDNDVDACRGNKAEMHSDAQTIHTNTHRANGHVKGKKEFRFTNGSVVDSEVMGGISSDISEGESSTPRLKTTVHSGKRKVPPCSPPHRFPLRICSKCGGRQNPVATVLFTTTKDATSPCSAGSERLRSSPAAPLVSGKETGASLSPPNTETEKYGVTQMNRGPAVTWPPPNLNSNQLLSSTQEGEALKLSKHQSSWRYNGLGLPHIHSDTPVSHTSSADTHTVAGSAIQETGMHTQSDLCSHKPASLSHTLTLQEPRPSILTPYSQQYSSLKTVSQSITLKDTDSTPKKKSHTQSNILTHTSHAAMSNHTNIHPKSSASVHSPIITNDQSLGQSAKPFSTSHPSRDTQVSNGLEIVQNTHSRPSNCLHANPSTKPQSTSQIHSSTHPKLTSTTDCAKHQPAQTHSLTTDMSSPLSLCTTLYSKPSIPLPFTDVKPHSILKNQQSNPSQTSNINVHTSTSLNPCPVTTVSLLTQSNTVTITQAFMEMHSYGMDDPKTDTQSRSLVQLEAHVKSVPEKLADKKKLCKSSSTTLGSANPPYKVATKTVTATKTGCEFVTDVDSGSHVQANCELLATSKSQTVHQQSTPQHPASPAASITPNEPNTMGSLSSQPPRPFHPHPLHPAIKLLIEVTGNKRTNIDSKPNPFLLSSSMPSDQILNSQLHQELETASQTSIVLPVSGPVSNGGYALTHYHPPSLVLLSRSSPESNRGQDLQKRLERVEANLQAKQERVTTLLNIIQDLEMSHALSKGRRCFRTGQDLSDCSTCQETACIIYSVEYDFRQQERRFRDVLEPLDSPVREIWEGVNMDMLSFFTLLKQNQAPSQTSNHTEPGIRSKVKKKKLCRKILSWLPRKVQRK is encoded by the exons ATGGGAAGACGGGCAGCTGATCTGGCCACTCCAGTGCCAGTGTCTGAAATGCCAGCTTTGGTGGGAGTTCGCGATTGGAGGACAGCCAACGGAGAGGCAGGGCTTACCTGTGCTCACCAGTGTAACGTTGGGGTACAAACATCGCCAGCCATACGGACCTGCCAAGAGAGCCATCTTGTCATCCAATCAGATAAGAGGACAACCATTCCACCCAACGGGCACATCCCTGTTGAAGTGGAGGgcagaaaagcacaaaaaaggAGTGCTTTCTTTAAACACCGGAGCCTTGAGAATAAGGTAAAGAAGGGTGTGACATTCCAAGGTGTGGATGACGATGATAATGATGTTGACGCTTGTAGAGGCAATAAAGCTGAAATGCACTCTGACGCTCAGACAATCCATACCAACACACATCGGGCCAATGGCCATGttaaaggaaagaaggaatTCCGCTTCACCAACGGCAGCGTGGTCGACTCAGAGGTGATGGGCGGGATCAGCAGTGACATCAGTGAAGGGGAGTCGTCGACTCCACGGCTCAAAACTACAGTACACTCTGGGAAGAGGAAGGTTCCTCCATGTTCACCTCCTCACAGATTCCCATTGAGGATTTGCAGCAAATGTGGAGGGAGGCAGAACCCAGTAGCCACAGTTCTCTTCACCACCACAAAGGATGCCACTTCGCCCTGCTCTGCTGGCTCGGAGAGACTCAGATCTAGTCCTGCAGCTCCTCTGGTCTCAGGAAAAGAAACAGGAGCCTCACTTTCTCCTCcaaacactgagactgagaaATACGGAGTTACGCAAATGAACAGAGGACCTGCGGTGACATGGCCTCCTCCTAACCTAAATAGCAACCAGCTATTATCATCCACGCAGGAGGGAGAAGCGTTAAAACTCTCCAAACATCAATCAAGCTGGAGATACAATGGCCTTGGCCTTCCACACATACATAGTGACACTCCAGTTAGTCACACGTCATCTGCAGATACGCACACAGTTGCAGGGAGTGCAATTCAGGAGacaggcatgcacacacaatcagaCCTCTGCTCTCATAAGCCggcatcactgtcacacacactcacgctccAAGAACCAAGACCCTCCATTCTCACACCATACTCACAACAATATTCCAGCCTTAAAACAGTCTCCCAATCCATCACCCTGAAAGACACAGACTCCACACCAAagaaaaaatcacacacacagagcaatatCCTGACTCACACCTCACACGCTGCTATGTCAAACCATACTAACATCCATCCAAAGTCTTCAGCATCTGTCCATTCACCTATAATCACTAACGATCAAAGCTTAGGACAGAGCGCCAAACCTTTCAGCACTTCACACCCTAGCAGAGACACCCAAGTCTCAAATGGATTAGAGAttgtacaaaacacacactcgagGCCTTCAAACTGCTTGCATGCAAATCCAAGCACTAAACCTCAAAGCACATCGCAAATCCATTCCAGCACTCATCCTAAACTCACATCCACCACAGACTGTGCCAAACATCAACCTGCGCAAACACACTCTCTGACCACTGACATGTCCTCACCCTTATCGCTGTGCACAACCTTGTACTCCAAACCTTCCATACCACTTCCATTTACAGATGTCAAACCACATAGCATATTAAAGAACCAACAATCGAACCCTTCACAAACCTCAAACATAAATGTCCATACCAGCACCTCACTTAACCCATGTCCTGTCACAACAGTGAGTCTTTTAACCCAGTCCAACACAGTTACAATCACTCAAGCATTTATGGAAATGCATTCGTACGGCATGGATGACCctaaaacagacacacagagtcGATCTCTTGTACAGTTAGAGGCTCATGTTAAGTCTGTGCCAGAAAAACtggcagacaaaaaaaaactttgcaaatcatcatcaacaactTTGGGCTCTGCTAATCCTCCTTATAAGGTAGCAACAAAGACAGTGACAGCTACAAAAACAGGTTGTGAATTTGTCACAGACGTAGATAGTGGGAGCCACGTGCAAGCTAACTGTGAACTCCTTGCAACTTCAAAATCACAAACCGTACACCAGCAATCCACACCTCAGCATCCTGCCAGTCCTGCAGCCTCCATAACACCTAATGAACCTAACACCATGGGTTCACTCTCAAGCCAACCTCCAAGACCGTTCCACCCACACCCACTGCATCCagcaattaaattattaatcgAGGTCACTGGAAACAAAAGGACAAATATAGATTCAAAGCCAAATCCATTTCTACTTTCTTCTTCTATGCCTTCAGACCAGATCCTGAACTCTCAACTACATCAAGAGCTAGAGACTGCATCACAGACAAGCATTGTTTTACCTGTTAGTGGACCTGTCTCAAATGGCGGCTATGCCCTCACACACTACCACCCTCCCTCTTTGGTTCTGCTGTCACGCAGTTCCCCCGAGAGCAACAGGGGTCAGGACCTTCAGAAGAGGCTAGAGAGAGTGGAGGCAAATCTGCAGGCCAAACAGGAGCGAGTCACAACACTACTCAACATCATCCAAGACCTGGAGATGAGCCATGCACTCAGTAAAGG ACGCCGTTGTTTCAGAACCGGCCAGGATTTAAGCGATTGCTCCACCTGCCAGGAGACAGCATGCATCATTTACAG TGTGGAGTATGACTTCCGGCAGCAGGAGCGACGATTCAGGGATGTCTTAGAGCCTCTGGACTCCCCAGTGAGAGAGATCTGGGAGGGGGTTAACATGGACATGCTCTCCTTTTTCACCTTGCTAAAACAGAACCAGGCACCATCTCAGACCAGCAATCACACTGAGCCAGGAATCAGGAGTAAAGTCAAGAAAAAGAAACTCTGCAGGAAGATTTTGAGCTGGCTACCTCGAAAGGTCCAAAGGAAGTAA